The Pieris rapae chromosome 9, ilPieRapa1.1, whole genome shotgun sequence region aaaatataaaatatataatgtggCTTTTAGAGATTTCATATAATTGATTAAGACTATATTTGCGGAGATCGTAGGATTTGAGATCGCAACATGTCGACCATATTATCatcttaatacaaaaaaatattttttgtaaataaaaaattgtgcgaaaataaaattaagtaaataaaaaaaatatacgcacAAACTCTGTAAAGGTTTGGGCATCAAACAAGAAATGTTTTAAGGAAATTTTgacaagaaataaaagaaaaatttgttatacgttactacaaatttattttcttatatttcttACTCTTTgttcaatacaattaataacaaaagtgTACCTCGTAATCTTGGAACCACTTAAGACTGGCAACGAGTGGTTGATTCAGCAACTGATTCCGGGCCATTTGCATTAAAGATACAGTGAGTGGTTGCTCCACTATTATATAGTAGTTTTCTGTGATACCTGCAAGGTACTTTTAGTTATTagcaaaatacattttcttctATTTTCATGATGAAGCCGATGcataaaggctttattaaaaaactgtcTATGATGACTTTAAGGATGTATTATGAACTACAACAGTTGTACAGTTGTAGTTTAAACAGtcttctattaaaattatagttctAGTGCTATAttcgtaataaataagataccAAAAGTGTGCATATATGCTGGATGAAACGACCATCGAGGTTTTATACTTCCGACCACTTCCGCATTTGCAAACATatctcctgtaacataaattttagtattttagttatatatatatacaaacatcTTTTTCCAacgtgaaattaaaaaaaaatatataaattacctttatGAAGATAAGGAAATTTGACAACAACGTGTTTAATTCTTCCCGATATTACAGACATACCGACGTTATATACATCACCTGGAAAGggcaaatacaaatacaacatttcttataaaagttatactagttataaatttaaaaaaaagcataataaattatttccaatTGTAATTTCTAGTGATCTAACATTTACAGGTACTTCCTTATATTACTttgaattaatgaaaatatataaccttactgtatatttagtaacgttatatattttcattaacaatgatgataatcttaatatatattaatttttcataacaattttttatatacttgtcttaattttcatatttttgttgtcTTATTAAACTATCCCAATAAGAACAATATaacaaaagacaaaatataaacatcaaACATCAGTTTTAATTGTTatctaaaataacaaatcacCGTTTCGCGCGTTTTTACTTTCTTTTATCCGCGCGCGGGTATTTTTAGCAGCCAATTACGTTTCCATAGAATATTCGCCAACTACCAATTTGGTAATGAAAATtccaaatttcaaataaatttaatcccTATGGATAAAAAGCTGTGTCATTCCGTCTTGCTATGGTGAAATACAAGttactttatttgtaaatatatttatagcaaGTATCACCGTTTTGCATGACATGAGGATGAGACGTATGGTTCAATATGGCGATGCATTCTGTGAGATTCCTTCGGTCAAGCGTGTCAAGCGTTGTGGGATCgattctgaaaatataaactcGTTTACTATCTAATGCATTACACATGTTTCGAATGCCTAAACCTGTGTTCGTCGCTTCTTGCTTcgtcacattattatttttgtgtgatGTCAGCTATTTGTAATTTCACTTTGCTTTTtggataattttaattatttgtatgtgttgCAACTTTTTCTGAAATACTTCTTTgctaataacaattattgattttaaaccTACCTATGTATGACTGGACCCTCAGTAAAAGCGTAGATTTCGTCTCCGAATGGATACACAGATATCATTGCATTGTCCGTTAATGACTCGCCTGGTTTGAATATTGAAGcgaatctataataaaaaaataatataaataaaattaataaccagGGCTTACTAGCGATACTCGTATATGAGAATTAAGCAAGTTTATTTTCACATGAACAAAATCAATGTTTAATACAGTTTTGGTTTCTCCGCCacttatattgttttgtacCTGTCAAATATTGTATGGCACGGATCGGGTGTGGCTGCCGTACCAAACTCTGTGACGACAATCCTCTGAGCAGTCTGGTTTCTCTTATACGTGTTTGACTGCAGGAAACGGCACTGATACGTCACTTCGCCATCTTGGATTGCAAATCTGATAccaagtttattattaacaaaaggtGGACGTGGATATTTCTCATGAAAGACGAGGATCGATCTTAGAAAGTAAGCAAAAGGtactaaaacattttgaaGTTTTGAAACAAATTGACTTAATGTATACATAAGTCTTTTACATCgaatgtaaatgttaattatgttcaaatgTTGCATATCTTTTTTCAGCAGCAAGAAGGTAcacaaattaagtttttaattttgaaatagagGTAAAGAATAAATACCTATGTAAAAGAGCTGCGCTGTCAAAAAGATGCTTGAATCTCATGGAACCTACTTTTAAGGAGCCTGGTCCATTACGAATCAAGGTTCCACGAAGCCAGCGAGGAATCtctcctaaaaatatatttgttttattgaaaaagtaGCATTCTTCGCAAGAAAATTCTccgaaaaaaattgtatttttgtactgTGACGGTTTTCGTCTCACAACAAAGAGGGAGAAACGTCGCGTTGGCAACTCcctttgtatttaaattttccttaTAAAATACAACAGAATTTTCTCATACTTTCCCTAATGTACCTACaaatgatatttttcataCCTAACATAcctactattaatattatatgttccTCTGTGTGTTTCGGATCAAGCGTATCAATGCTAGACCGAATTCGATATTTTTCGTAAGATATCCAGACTAGTAAAgcgtatataataatactttacgATTATCTAcgaatatcaaaaatataataaaaaaaattacccgtAGTCGTTCCTTTTATAGGTTGGATGATCTCCTCTTCGCAAGATCTTAACCACACCGTAGATTCGCAATTCGGGTAGAGTTTTACCTCTTTTTCCAtctaatcataaaaaatatagtaaataattaaagaaaaatattattgttgcgagagttttaatagatttacaaaagtttaatatatttccattTAAATAAAGGTGCTACGCCGTAGCATTTTCCCAACAGGGGTCAAACAGGTCACAAGCAATATTAAACgagaaatgttttttacacatagatatttaatatttttcctacTGAAAATAATATGGAATATAGTAGGTATACAATATGAATTATTGTCCTATTTTATTAGCAATTCATTAAGCAATAATAAGacattaaatagaaatttaaatgtcaatgcttaccttaattaaaaataagtaaaattcaCAAAACTAGAACAACACCAttaaaagtacataaataaacgatattatattacacgaattcactaataaaattttcaaatttataaattatatccgtttaattatttatgtgctAGGGCGGACGGCCTTTGTCGAAGTTCACGATGTTCTGTGAGATCCCTCGCACAATACCAACGCCAAAacgtaaaatgtataaaaacactAGCGTGTCCACGACgaagtttttatattgatgTTTATGTAGAAGATACCTGCATAGATTAGGTATATCTTAACCAAAAAGTTTCATTACAGACACATAAAACAGACTCATGACtgatatttaagtattatctGAGTTTTTCAAACATGAGAGTGGTTTAGGTCACAAAACCTACACAGTCATCATGGTTGACTTCGTCAGTGACGTTATTTTTCCGCATATCCTCTCTTTgacaacaatattaaatgcaaATTCAAACATTACTGGAATACTACAATTTGGCTTTATGCGCTAAGATGTCATGACACCAAAGTATTGTTTTGACACAACGGAAACATCTTATTATCAGCTAAATACTTCAAGGTGGTTTGTATTGCTCGTGATCTTCATTTAATAAGGGAAAAATAGGAGTAACTTCAGTACAAACAAACTTTAATGCAAAAGCTAATTCCAAAGTCACTCGTCcattaaaattgaaacatttaaCGTGTTCCGTTATTATAACTAAAGAATAGCTTATGGGATTTGCCGaaagtaaaagtttttaaaacaataatcgCATAGTCTCatagtcttttattaacataacttttacacatttaaagaaaaacatttttttaacggattgaagttatgtattattgtaaaattataattatttattttaccacGGTGATACCGTGACCACGGTGTAAAGCACGAGAAAcatcggttaaatttaaaattatgtttaaataattataagtttacaataatacataacttcaatccgttaaaaaagtgtttttctttaacaatAATCCAATTTAGGTACTTCAAAAAGGAAGCTTACAATTtggtatgattttttattggtgATTTGTCTCTAATAGCTAACGATTTTGGTAATTGAGTTTGTTTCTCACTAACTAAATAGTATTCACGCAGACAATCGGGCATATGGAGagccatatttattatttgtataagcTGTATTGCATTTTATTGTCAGCtgccaaatttatttatatattctctGGAAATATCCCAGACGTgtgatcattattttaaatttgcaaacgcggtatttttaaaaaaggaacagATTGAAATTTGTTGGGAGAAgtattgaaatgaaaaatatgtataatgccatatgtatgtttacttatttattttggaaataagGCCGGTTGAGTAAGAAGTGAGATATTTTATcccaaatgaaaataaaaataaaataaaatatgtttaataagcACTATGAGATACAGTTATCCGCTTATACCACGTCAATGAATTTGTATCGGCCGAGAGAAAAGCCGGAGCAAAAagtctcggtactcttttaagatagcaaatcatcatacaaaatgacaaacacttattttaaaataaatatcgcaaattaatgAGAAGTATGCCGTCTAGCACTAGTCCGTGGCCCTTTTATATACTACATAATCGGTAACTTTtaagtaagcctttttacataccttttctttaatacatttcttaaatttatttaaaggcaGTAACTGTTTGATTGGAACACATATTAAAGTCAAAATCAAACAGTTAAACCaatcataataaaagtaaatacaaaCTTTAGTACTCACGGACGACaacttgtaaatatataatccatAAGAGTAACAATCTAATATAATAGGTCCCGAGGGATTGTCCTTCCGGTGACCTCTAACGAGGCAAGGTCATTACAAGTTCAATATCTAGCTGACCCTGACCAAACCCTCCAGAGACAATCATACAGTAATGCTCGCGTTGTTTGAACCACTTTGTTGAATAACCAATTACTTAAAGGTTTGGTTTAGGAATTTTTCTTTACGGGATATTAATCTTTCAGGGCCCTAACTAAGagcttttttaaaacagaGGCAAAACTTGCAAGAGTTTAACTTGATGGTAAATCACACCGTCTATAACACGATgctaaaattttgtttaaaaataataaacttttaatattaacgacAGGAAAGTTCCCGGAATTAATTAGTTCCGTAAAAAGTGCATTAAAAAcgttaataatgttttgtgaCAGGAAAAATCACAAGGTTCTCCGTACATTACGAATGCTAATTGAAAGCaacacaatgtttttttttttgtttctttctaCACCCACAGAAAGTTTCTTAAATTTCCacataagataaatattacaaataagttTTGCTATTCGCTAGCACAGTACCATACAGGTACTGATCATAATAAGTTTCTGATCCTTCCCAGCGAGTTATTGAACTGCAGAACGACTTAGATTTACTTTTTGttgaacaaaaaaatctaacatATTTAAACCTTCGACTAATATTTAGTCTTAGggcttataaatttattatcattctgttaaatacatagataaattaagaagaatttaaataagtgacgtaaataaaaagctgctactttttttacaaatttaatttacttataacaTTTCTGATCTGTTTACATGTGTAACGTAAGAATGCTATTTCGCCTTGATGGCCTTTTTCGGTTCGCAGACTTGACAGGGTCGCCATTCGATACATGGACACATTTTTTGCGGATGTAGATAATACTCGTCACCCACCGCGTAACAACGGCCTAGGTTTAACATATCTTCTAAGTCACATCTGTAAATACCAAAGAGAATTATTATTCATCGTGATACggaatttatacaattttttctggtattaattattggcgctgaatattttatttcacccATATTCAatctaaacaattattatgttcTGTATTTCTTTACTAATTTTCTTCTTTCATAAACTTAATACGAATAAAAGCAAAGCATATTAATGCAAGTTGTaactatgaatataatattgcacataaaaaaagcaagaaaacataaacctttttatgacaaattacaaaatatgctTTTGTGACTTCAATTCAGCCACTAtacaactaaaaatatcaGATCTACATGTAATAGTTTTAAGGGTGCGCAAGACGCACGTAAATAGTGCTTCCTTAAGTGTACTTCAGCAATTGCTATACTTAAGTACACTTAAGGAAATTTGCGTAATGTATTACGCACGCGCAGAACTGCAATTGCGAACGACTATCACGCCGAGTGTGATTATAGCCCCAGTCTCTCTAACATCCCCATATTATCAACCTACCTATAGAGACACATACACCTAACTTGTTGAATACattgtatacattaaaaaaactctaTTAAAGCATGttagcttttaatatttactaaattaaatactaaacatttttttatgaaacacaTTCTTAAGAATCTTGCTACAAGTGCGCATTTGCAATAGTTACTCATTTTACTCGTATAGTTAACGGGAATGTATGCAGTTACTTGGAGTCCTCCAAAAGCCGCTTCTCAAATTCGTTAAGATTGGGGACAGCATAACCCGCAACACCGTTTTTGCCAACTGTGATAGGGGTAGCACATATTGGCATGCCGTAACATTTTCCTGGATCACCTTGCTCGACCAGCGCGCTATCTATAAATGTCGGTCCTTCGAAAAGACCTGTACGAACAATTTGTTTAGACAAACTGCTTAAGCTAATTTTGACTGTCTATATACAGAACACAGGATAaagtaaatctt contains the following coding sequences:
- the LOC111001440 gene encoding carotenoid isomerooxygenase-like — encoded protein: MEKEVKLYPNCESTVWLRSCEEEIIQPIKGTTTGEIPRWLRGTLIRNGPGSLKVGSMRFKHLFDSAALLHRFAIQDGEVTYQCRFLQSNTYKRNQTAQRIVVTEFGTAATPDPCHTIFDRFASIFKPGESLTDNAMISVYPFGDEIYAFTEGPVIHRIDPTTLDTLDRRNLTECIAILNHTSHPHVMQNGDVYNVGMSVISGRIKHVVVKFPYLHKGDMFANAEVVGSIKPRWSFHPAYMHTFGITENYYIIVEQPLTVSLMQMARNQLLNQPLVASLKWFQDYETHIILINRKTGFEEKRYTTETLFYLHIINCYESDLKLVVDLCAYKDAKIIDAMYVHAIETMQTNPDYAQCFRGRPKRLEIDLREPNLTKIQSRILADIGCETPRLHYDKFNGRPYRYFYAIGSEVDVEHTGSLIKVDTKSGEILKWWDDNSYPSEPIFVPKPEAKDEDDGVIISAVVCSNDERRVSLLILNAKDLTELARTTFTTPSPAPKCLHGWFIPTKE